In Gammaproteobacteria bacterium, the DNA window CACACCGCCAGCATGTGCTGGGCAAACATCAAATCGCCCTTCTTCCCGGAAGTCGGGCACCAGCCCCAACGAAACCGCTCGGGGAACTCCATGTGGCTGCGCGTGTAGTTCTGACTGAACGGCGGATTCGCGATCACCCGGTCAAACCGCTCCAACTCGCCGCCGTCGCGGTGCAGCGGATGCAATAGCGTATCCGCCAATCGAATATCCGCGCCCGGCACCCCATGCAACAGCATATTCAATTTGCAAATCGACCAGGCCGAGGCGTCGTTGACCTGGCCGCACAGGCGCAAATTACTGGGATCGCCGCCGGATTGCTCAACGAACTCGCGGCTGATGATCAACATCCCGCCGGACCCGCAGGTCGGATCGTAAATGCTCAGGCCCGGCTGCGGTTTGAGAATGCGCACCATCAGCCGGATCACATCGCGCGGGGTGTAAAAATCGCCGCCCTTCTTGCCCGCCGATTCGGCGAACATGTTGATCAGAAATTCATAAGCCGCGCCCAGCAGGTCGGAAAACTGGAAATCCTCGTTGCGCAACCGATGGCGGCTGAAATGGCGCACCAAGTCCTTGCAGGCGTCATCCGACACGATGCGCCGCATACCCATGCGTGCGCATGAAACTGATGTGATCGAGAACGTGCTCCAGCGACTCGTTATGCTCGCTCAGCGCGCCCAACGCCTTGTCAAGCACACCGCCAAATGGCTCGGCGGCATCGTTCAAATGACGTTGCAAGTGACGCCAGCGGGCGCGTTCCGGGACAAAAAAGCCATCGTAGTAATCGGGATTCTCGCCATAGCGGGCTTCCGCTTCATCGGCAATCAAGCCCTGCGCAACCTTGCGCCCGACAATCCGGTCATGCTCGGCCTCGAACACATCCGAGCAGCGCTTCAGGAACAGCATCCCAAAGATGTAATCCTTGTAGGTGGCGGCATCCAGCCCTTCCTGGCGGAGGCGGTCGGCGGCGGA includes these proteins:
- a CDS encoding type I restriction-modification system subunit M N-terminal domain-containing protein produces the protein MPKLSLAKLERHLYSAADRLRQEGLDAATYKDYIFGMLFLKRCSDVFEAEHDRIVGRKVAQGLIADEAEARYGENPDYYDGFFVPERARWRHLQRHLNDAAEPFGGVLDKALGALSEHNESLEHVLDHISFMRTHGYAAHRVG